One window of the Shewanella cyperi genome contains the following:
- a CDS encoding sulfatase-like hydrolase/transferase → MGQGTAALHSTHSGAQVSLLRTFFRTLALMILLLIILFNYKHLIQYYSALSMADTMMQLDSSQLLSRGFILDIGLFIAAILFLHGLWAAVITLSCHPWFNRIADDTLRTQIWFILLLLHLILALAANSLLYPTSLLGIFRGSPMASVPFVGLLGLLLLANFLYGVLTLLHIPLLKGVTMGTVLILLGLGIAWITPAPVSQTKGNKANPNVFIIGIDALRPDHLAYLGADANLAPKLNALLAQANLYDRAYTPLGRTYVAWMSILSGLYPTNNGARFNLAPPELVQKPFPLVDALSKRGYQTTYAMDERRFNQIDEEYGFDSVVGPKVGAADAIIANLADLPLVNLLINTSVGQYLFPYLNINRAYGKTYDPQLFNKRVVTSLSPTAPNFLAIHFCQLHWPFTSKDFVELDSNQWQGNYNHFMYKAMLKKVDSQLDDFMTQLAHKGMLDNAHVFIVSDHGEGFMLPQDRLTTRDGEDRELNVSAWGHGTNLLAQEQTHVLLAHLKYSLGKPVNPAQRIDGLFSLVDIVPTLYAELGLPLDTKVDGQPLPKHTRPDQDNRMVFVESSLPVRSVNASFINEKKVLSETASQYEVRKNGRAVMKPEAYNTNIARKQRAVYHRQWQLVLFPDDKEPVLVNTQTKDWHYLGNYQGDAPWREMLSALCGHYRDDPGFNKFKGCQIHVATGSEAANSPNAQEH, encoded by the coding sequence ATGGGCCAAGGAACAGCAGCATTGCACTCTACTCACTCCGGGGCACAGGTCTCGTTGCTGCGCACCTTCTTCAGAACCCTGGCACTGATGATACTGCTGCTGATCATCTTGTTTAATTACAAACACCTGATCCAGTATTACTCAGCCCTTTCCATGGCCGATACCATGATGCAGCTGGATTCAAGCCAACTGCTGAGCCGGGGATTCATCCTAGATATTGGCTTATTTATCGCTGCGATACTGTTTCTGCATGGCCTCTGGGCTGCCGTAATCACCCTGTCGTGCCATCCTTGGTTCAACCGGATAGCTGACGATACCCTGCGCACCCAGATTTGGTTCATACTGCTCCTGCTGCATCTGATACTGGCACTGGCAGCCAATTCATTGCTGTACCCCACCTCCCTGCTGGGGATATTCCGCGGCAGTCCCATGGCAAGTGTGCCCTTTGTCGGCCTGTTGGGCCTGCTGTTGCTGGCCAATTTTCTCTATGGGGTGTTGACGCTGCTGCATATCCCTTTGTTAAAGGGAGTGACCATGGGCACAGTGCTGATCCTCTTGGGATTGGGAATAGCCTGGATAACGCCTGCCCCCGTCAGCCAAACCAAGGGCAACAAGGCCAACCCGAACGTGTTTATCATTGGCATTGACGCCTTGAGACCTGATCATCTGGCTTACCTCGGTGCAGATGCCAACCTGGCTCCCAAACTGAATGCCTTGCTGGCACAGGCCAATCTTTATGACCGAGCCTATACGCCATTGGGTCGAACCTATGTGGCCTGGATGAGCATATTGTCGGGCCTGTATCCCACCAATAATGGCGCCCGCTTTAATCTCGCTCCCCCCGAGCTGGTGCAAAAGCCCTTCCCCTTGGTGGACGCGCTGTCAAAGCGAGGCTACCAGACAACCTACGCCATGGATGAACGACGCTTTAATCAGATTGATGAAGAGTACGGATTCGATAGCGTGGTGGGCCCCAAGGTTGGTGCGGCCGACGCCATTATTGCCAATCTGGCGGACTTACCCCTGGTTAATCTGTTGATCAATACCTCGGTGGGCCAATATTTGTTTCCCTATCTCAATATCAATCGCGCCTACGGCAAAACCTACGACCCGCAATTATTCAACAAAAGAGTCGTGACCAGTCTGTCACCCACAGCGCCCAACTTTCTGGCCATTCATTTTTGCCAACTGCATTGGCCCTTCACCTCCAAGGACTTTGTTGAACTCGACAGCAACCAATGGCAAGGAAACTATAACCATTTCATGTACAAGGCCATGCTGAAGAAGGTCGATAGCCAATTGGATGACTTTATGACGCAGCTGGCACACAAAGGCATGCTCGACAATGCGCACGTATTTATCGTTTCTGATCACGGTGAAGGCTTCATGCTGCCGCAAGACAGGCTCACAACCCGAGATGGGGAGGACCGAGAACTCAATGTGTCGGCCTGGGGTCACGGCACCAATCTGCTGGCCCAGGAGCAAACCCATGTGCTGTTGGCACACCTGAAATATAGCCTTGGCAAGCCGGTCAACCCGGCACAGCGGATCGATGGACTGTTTTCATTGGTCGACATAGTCCCCACCCTGTATGCCGAACTGGGCCTCCCCCTGGACACAAAAGTGGATGGCCAGCCCCTGCCAAAACACACCCGGCCGGACCAGGACAACCGCATGGTATTTGTCGAATCCTCATTGCCCGTACGTTCGGTTAATGCCAGTTTCATTAATGAAAAGAAAGTGTTGTCCGAAACAGCATCCCAATACGAAGTCCGGAAAAATGGCCGGGCCGTCATGAAGCCTGAGGCCTACAACACGAACATCGCCCGCAAACAGCGGGCCGTGTATCACAGGCAATGGCAGTTGGTGCTGTTCCCCGATGATAAGGAGCCGGTTCTGGTCAATACCCAGACCAAAGACTGGCACTACCTGGGCAATTACCAGGGCGACGCCCCATGGCGGGAAATGCTCTCGGCCCTCTGTGGGCATTATCGAGATGATCCCGGGTTCAACAAGTTCAAGGGCTGCCAAATCCACGTGGCCACGGGAAGCGAAGCGGCCAATTCACCCAACGCTCAGGAGCATTGA
- a CDS encoding glycosyltransferase family 39 protein gives MDTLVENTQTKVWNSVLTQTHWLTGLLCLALAGRLYVGCRYEINWDEFYYLSLIYDHLRGDLSYGLQTFHVHLFSWVTWLPENEAEQIIALRLLMLLLQLLTCLLIFRICRRFSSLNGALFSVLAYAALSYNMRMGNSFRVDPLLSCCLMATLDVVLQKKTTKALWALAGLAMALAMMLSIKSALYLPTIGLILLITLLRPKHDRLGQHHWPPLITAAVMGFALMYLYHYASLGSITGLSDVSLLSHSLDKTLEQNTLFPRKRYLSYSFIVDMGFWLTLLYGLKIALNKAIDKSQKQEAWLLLALLLPLTSLLFYRNAFPYYYAFILAPVSPLCGIAWDGLEQHSGKAETNAIKGLVLLSFSGSILFNGFWMPYARNLDNQQQLLALVHRLFPEPSTYIDRCGMVSSFQQVGFFMSTWGMENYHLRQSPLLTKAISSYKPAFFIANLDSLDISRARSAGPAAYQLLAEDKQSLSDNYIHHWGELYVAGKEFVLTPPAGEQNFTIIINGGYTLEGHGKVLIDGEEFMPGDLVQLNAGQHSISAMTIAGKFSLRWGEQLYRPEKDPEERSIFNGF, from the coding sequence ATGGACACCCTGGTTGAAAATACTCAAACCAAGGTATGGAACTCAGTTCTGACTCAAACACATTGGTTGACCGGCTTGCTTTGCCTCGCTTTGGCAGGGCGTCTGTACGTTGGCTGCCGCTACGAAATTAACTGGGATGAGTTCTATTATCTGTCACTGATCTACGATCATCTGCGAGGTGACCTAAGCTACGGACTACAAACCTTTCATGTGCACCTGTTCAGCTGGGTGACCTGGCTCCCGGAAAATGAAGCAGAGCAGATAATTGCGCTGCGACTGCTGATGTTATTGTTGCAGTTGCTCACCTGCCTGTTGATCTTCCGCATTTGCCGCCGCTTCAGCAGCCTTAACGGCGCACTGTTCAGCGTACTGGCGTATGCCGCCCTTTCCTACAATATGCGCATGGGCAACAGTTTCAGGGTCGACCCCTTACTGAGCTGCTGCCTGATGGCAACATTGGATGTAGTACTGCAAAAAAAGACAACCAAGGCCCTCTGGGCGTTGGCTGGATTGGCAATGGCACTGGCCATGATGCTCAGCATAAAGTCAGCCCTTTATCTGCCGACCATAGGGCTTATTCTCTTGATTACCCTGTTGAGACCCAAGCACGACAGGTTAGGCCAACACCATTGGCCGCCCCTCATTACGGCAGCAGTGATGGGTTTCGCCCTCATGTACCTTTACCACTACGCCAGTTTGGGAAGTATCACAGGACTCTCGGACGTATCCCTGCTGTCCCACAGTCTGGACAAAACACTTGAGCAGAATACGCTCTTCCCCAGAAAACGTTACCTCAGCTATAGCTTCATCGTGGACATGGGATTTTGGCTGACCCTGTTGTATGGCTTGAAGATTGCTTTGAACAAAGCGATAGACAAAAGCCAGAAGCAGGAAGCCTGGCTGCTGCTGGCATTGCTGCTGCCACTGACGTCCCTGTTGTTCTACCGCAATGCCTTTCCCTACTATTACGCCTTTATATTGGCCCCAGTCAGTCCTCTGTGTGGCATTGCCTGGGACGGCCTGGAGCAGCATTCCGGCAAAGCAGAAACCAACGCCATCAAGGGCCTGGTATTGCTGAGTTTTAGCGGCAGCATACTGTTCAATGGATTTTGGATGCCATATGCACGCAACCTGGACAACCAACAGCAATTGCTGGCCCTGGTGCACAGGCTCTTCCCCGAGCCTTCCACCTACATTGACCGCTGTGGCATGGTGTCTTCCTTCCAACAGGTCGGTTTTTTCATGAGCACCTGGGGAATGGAGAACTATCACCTCAGACAAAGCCCGCTGCTTACCAAGGCCATATCGTCATACAAACCAGCGTTTTTTATCGCCAATCTCGACTCGCTTGATATCTCCCGGGCACGCTCGGCGGGGCCGGCGGCTTACCAGCTACTGGCGGAAGACAAGCAAAGCCTGAGCGACAACTATATTCACCATTGGGGTGAACTCTACGTGGCAGGCAAGGAGTTTGTACTCACTCCCCCCGCGGGGGAGCAAAACTTCACTATCATAATTAATGGAGGCTATACCCTGGAGGGGCATGGCAAGGTCTTGATTGATGGAGAGGAATTCATGCCCGGAGACCTTGTACAGCTGAATGCCGGTCAGCACAGCATCAGCGCAATGACGATCGCAGGAAAATTCAGCCTGCGCTGGGGAGAGCAGCTGTATCGCCCGGAAAAGGACCCGGAGGAGCGCTCCATTTTCAACGGCTTCTGA
- a CDS encoding glycosyltransferase family 2 protein — MKLIVQIPCYNEAASIGAVIAAVPKHIPGVESIEILVIDDGSTDATVDMARAAGANHIISNTGNMGLARSFHTGIETCLQLGADIIVNTDGDNQYCGADISRLVQPILAAKADIVIGDRGGFSNPHFSCFKKTLQVLGSFIIKKMTKLNITDAVSGFRALSRHAAQQINIVSEFSYTIEMLVQASAKRLSVVSVPVATNEKQRDSRLFRSIPQFLYFSITTLLRMYTMYRPLRVFFTLGLLALIAGSIPIVRFIYFYWLGQGDGHVQSLVLGGTLVILGVFTLLAGLIADLINFNRRLIEKMLLRIDQLEQQLASSQGESKQGIVTEQTDTTDKPQPKIGRIK, encoded by the coding sequence ATGAAGCTGATTGTGCAAATTCCTTGCTACAACGAAGCCGCCAGCATTGGGGCTGTCATCGCTGCCGTGCCAAAGCACATCCCTGGGGTAGAGAGCATAGAGATACTGGTGATCGATGATGGTTCCACCGACGCCACGGTCGACATGGCCCGCGCAGCCGGAGCCAATCACATTATATCCAACACGGGCAATATGGGGCTGGCCCGCAGTTTTCACACCGGAATAGAAACCTGCCTGCAACTGGGCGCAGACATCATAGTCAACACCGATGGTGACAACCAATATTGCGGAGCCGACATCAGCCGTCTGGTGCAGCCCATACTGGCTGCCAAGGCCGACATAGTCATAGGCGACAGGGGCGGCTTCAGCAATCCCCATTTCTCTTGTTTTAAAAAGACCTTGCAGGTATTGGGCAGTTTCATCATCAAAAAGATGACCAAGTTGAACATAACGGATGCCGTCAGTGGCTTCAGGGCCCTGTCACGCCACGCCGCCCAACAGATCAATATAGTCTCCGAATTCAGCTACACCATAGAAATGCTGGTGCAGGCCAGCGCCAAACGTTTGAGCGTGGTCTCTGTGCCGGTGGCCACCAATGAGAAACAGCGCGACTCGCGGCTTTTTCGCAGCATTCCCCAATTCCTGTATTTCTCGATCACCACCTTGCTGCGGATGTACACCATGTACCGGCCGCTGCGGGTGTTCTTTACCCTGGGTCTGCTGGCCCTGATTGCGGGAAGCATCCCCATAGTGCGCTTCATCTATTTTTATTGGCTGGGACAGGGCGATGGGCATGTGCAATCACTGGTACTCGGCGGCACATTAGTCATTCTCGGGGTATTCACCCTACTGGCCGGTTTGATTGCCGATTTAATTAATTTCAATCGCAGATTGATTGAAAAAATGTTGCTCCGCATCGATCAACTTGAGCAGCAATTGGCATCCAGCCAGGGTGAGTCCAAACAAGGGATTGTGACCGAACAGACAGACACCACAGATAAGCCACAGCCAAAGATTGGCAGAATTAAATAA
- a CDS encoding glycosyltransferase family 4 protein, translated as MQPQDDIRAQHIKRILLVSSNYPRWQGDSTTPFIHHLARDLIALGWEVDVLAPHAPQAAMAEQLDGVTVKRFRYLWPERWESVCYQGGALMNLQRNKLNYLKLPALVLFEWLAIIKCLMRGNYDLLHSHWILPQGFTGVLAAKLFRVPHVITVHGSDAFALKGRIMEIFKAFTLNNADLVTVNSHATRRQVQTISRALPEPQLIPMGISISSIDPQVQAELRNRYRIAEGPLLIFVGRLVKQKGAEDMLRALAALKYKGINASLMVVGDGPEYDALRLLATTLAVAERTHFTGWIAPNSVANYMAAADIFVGPSRQTADGATEAQGLTFIEAMHAGTPVIATAVGGITDLVQHEVTGLLVPEASPDDIVSSIERIMADKTLAENMVKQAKELSQHYTRSHTAAEFAKQFDALIQDGYTNKAHHNL; from the coding sequence ATGCAGCCACAGGATGACATTCGTGCTCAACACATAAAACGAATTCTGCTCGTGAGTTCCAATTATCCCAGGTGGCAAGGAGACAGCACCACACCATTTATACATCACCTTGCCCGGGATTTAATTGCTCTCGGTTGGGAAGTCGACGTGTTGGCACCACACGCTCCCCAAGCGGCTATGGCCGAGCAACTGGACGGAGTGACGGTCAAACGTTTCAGATATTTGTGGCCTGAACGCTGGGAAAGTGTTTGCTATCAGGGTGGTGCCTTGATGAATTTGCAACGCAACAAGTTGAACTACCTTAAGCTACCGGCATTGGTATTGTTTGAATGGCTGGCCATTATCAAGTGTTTAATGCGGGGCAATTACGATCTGCTGCATTCCCACTGGATCCTGCCCCAAGGTTTTACCGGGGTATTGGCGGCCAAATTATTTCGCGTCCCCCATGTCATCACAGTTCATGGCAGTGATGCTTTTGCCCTGAAAGGCCGAATAATGGAAATATTCAAAGCCTTTACACTGAATAATGCTGACCTTGTTACGGTAAACAGCCATGCAACCAGAAGGCAAGTGCAAACCATTTCACGCGCTTTGCCTGAGCCACAATTGATTCCAATGGGAATCAGCATCAGCAGTATTGATCCTCAAGTCCAGGCTGAGCTGCGCAATCGCTACCGAATAGCCGAAGGACCCTTGCTGATTTTTGTGGGGCGCCTGGTAAAGCAGAAAGGCGCCGAGGATATGTTGCGGGCATTGGCCGCGCTCAAGTACAAAGGCATCAATGCCAGCCTGATGGTGGTGGGCGATGGACCTGAGTATGACGCTTTGAGGCTGCTGGCAACCACACTGGCAGTTGCTGAAAGAACACACTTTACCGGTTGGATAGCACCAAACTCAGTTGCCAACTACATGGCCGCAGCGGACATATTTGTCGGCCCATCGAGACAGACCGCCGATGGAGCCACCGAAGCTCAGGGGCTGACATTTATCGAAGCCATGCACGCGGGAACTCCTGTCATTGCCACAGCGGTAGGCGGGATTACGGACCTGGTTCAGCACGAAGTGACCGGGCTACTCGTGCCTGAAGCGTCGCCGGACGACATAGTCAGCAGTATAGAGAGAATAATGGCGGACAAGACTTTGGCAGAAAACATGGTCAAGCAAGCAAAAGAACTCAGCCAACACTATACCCGCTCCCACACAGCTGCTGAGTTTGCAAAGCAGTTTGATGCGTTAATCCAGGACGGTTATACCAACAAGGCTCATCACAACCTGTAA
- a CDS encoding class I SAM-dependent methyltransferase → MEQLSERQRKALHGADYVARFSRQSPARLSRLLDQIHIPSGARVVDFGCGDGAIIGSIKDRIGAYTGVDFSAEFIAAANHRKRELNASRLKFECAAITDFSQNHAQDFDIGLCLDLSEHVYDDEWQAIVNAMFHCLRPGGNFYQHTPNADFILEIMKQHNVLLRQFPEHIAVRNAAENLGFLRRAGFSNIRVHFIPHYNVARLLHPLSALPKVGKYFQARLLLSAQKPMV, encoded by the coding sequence ATGGAACAATTGAGTGAGAGGCAAAGAAAAGCACTGCACGGCGCAGACTATGTCGCCCGCTTCAGTCGGCAGTCACCGGCCAGACTGAGCCGTTTGCTGGATCAGATCCACATTCCCTCCGGCGCCAGGGTGGTCGATTTCGGCTGCGGTGATGGGGCCATTATCGGCTCCATCAAGGACAGGATCGGCGCCTATACCGGAGTGGATTTCTCCGCTGAATTTATTGCCGCCGCCAACCACAGAAAACGCGAGCTGAATGCCTCCCGGTTGAAGTTTGAGTGCGCTGCCATCACGGATTTCAGTCAAAACCATGCACAGGACTTTGATATCGGCCTGTGTCTGGATTTGAGTGAGCACGTCTATGACGATGAATGGCAAGCCATAGTCAATGCCATGTTTCATTGCTTGCGGCCGGGGGGCAACTTCTATCAGCACACGCCCAATGCAGATTTCATTTTGGAAATCATGAAACAACACAATGTCCTGCTGCGGCAGTTTCCCGAGCACATAGCGGTGCGAAATGCCGCAGAAAACCTCGGCTTTCTGCGCCGGGCGGGTTTCAGCAACATCAGGGTTCATTTCATTCCCCACTATAACGTGGCGCGCCTGCTGCACCCGCTTTCCGCCCTGCCAAAGGTCGGCAAATACTTTCAGGCCCGCCTGTTACTCAGTGCGCAAAAACCCATGGTCTGA
- a CDS encoding lysylphosphatidylglycerol synthase domain-containing protein, which produces MQTAHRQRLYSWLGLALMLTASAFFVRYAINNWAALPLGLWHAALLPALLGATGGYLLTFVVTGFAWQRLLKGFGESATLAQAVVIGLLSQFAKYLPGNVGQHVGRAVLAHRAGWRKAAIGLSMVLELLLVLLAAMLSILMAIVANSSFAPNSSLLAQILGITALVCLPLLVLLRYVDPLLRKLASLMPAIGPISLKRPPLPQLLWCLLLYTGNFLLLGAILWLLAMQLGSGAAANFWLLTGSFALAWVAGFVTPGAPAGLGIRETIMVTLLEPAYGPGAALSLALLLRLITSLGDALAFLAGLWLNRRQRSRTPA; this is translated from the coding sequence ATGCAGACCGCCCACAGACAACGCCTCTATTCCTGGCTTGGCCTGGCGCTGATGTTGACCGCCAGCGCTTTTTTCGTGCGCTATGCCATCAACAACTGGGCCGCATTACCCCTCGGCCTGTGGCATGCGGCACTCCTGCCGGCCTTGCTTGGGGCCACGGGCGGTTATCTGCTGACCTTTGTTGTAACGGGTTTTGCCTGGCAACGGCTGCTGAAAGGCTTTGGGGAATCTGCCACCCTGGCCCAGGCGGTGGTCATTGGCCTGCTGTCGCAATTTGCCAAATACCTGCCGGGGAATGTGGGACAGCATGTGGGCCGGGCTGTGCTGGCGCACCGGGCCGGTTGGCGCAAGGCCGCCATAGGGCTCAGCATGGTGCTGGAATTGCTGCTGGTTTTACTGGCCGCCATGTTGAGCATACTTATGGCCATAGTGGCGAACAGCAGCTTTGCCCCCAACAGCTCCCTGTTGGCTCAAATCCTGGGGATCACTGCTCTGGTTTGCCTGCCGCTGCTGGTCTTGCTGCGGTATGTTGATCCTCTGCTGCGCAAGCTGGCTTCCTTGATGCCGGCCATAGGCCCCATCAGCCTCAAACGCCCGCCATTGCCACAGTTGCTGTGGTGTCTGCTGCTTTACACGGGAAACTTTCTGCTTTTGGGGGCCATACTCTGGCTGCTTGCCATGCAACTCGGCAGTGGCGCTGCGGCAAATTTCTGGTTGCTGACCGGCAGTTTTGCCCTGGCATGGGTGGCGGGCTTTGTCACCCCGGGGGCACCGGCCGGCCTCGGCATACGGGAAACCATAATGGTGACCTTGCTTGAGCCGGCCTACGGCCCGGGAGCCGCCCTGTCACTGGCGCTATTGCTGCGGCTCATCACCAGTCTGGGCGACGCCCTGGCCTTCCTGGCCGGGCTCTGGCTCAACCGTCGGCAGAGATCCAGAACGCCCGCTTGA
- a CDS encoding methyl-accepting chemotaxis protein: MRINQPVTNRERTFPQDVKLISVTDLNSHITDCNQAFVDISGFTKEELLGQPHNLVRHPDMPPEAFKVMWQHLREGKAWMGLVKNRCKNGDFYWVDAYVTPVTDKGKVIGYESVRSSPKPADVRRAEALYRRINEGRAKAGPAWGSLVGGLLPSAAVLAGIGFWFAGWPVVALAWLGAWPLLVQALAATRSQRVFKELNALTSESFSHPLAAASYTEEKGPLGMLKVAVLSGKAHLGTVLTRIESVAAGVSQASNRGLTLSQQATANIRQQQVETDLVATAMTEMTASIANVSNHVKDSAQEAEQAATLAGQSMEVAVTTRGSIEQLNNTVSQISQSVTELAQQTNQIAAAAEMIEQIAEQTNLLALNAAIEAARAGEQGRGFAVVADEVRHLAQRTQQSTRDIYAVVNHLIHSAKSAEEVAKVGKAEAEAGLSQVFRNEQMLQGIAEAVNRIAAMSEQMANVIDQQQSVSEEINEQVVNISAKALDSLEQSELASSQIQQLERAANDLHELVSRFRR, encoded by the coding sequence ATGCGCATCAACCAACCCGTGACCAACAGGGAGAGAACCTTTCCCCAGGACGTAAAACTCATCTCGGTAACGGATCTCAATAGCCATATCACCGACTGTAACCAGGCCTTTGTCGATATCAGTGGCTTCACCAAGGAAGAATTGCTGGGCCAGCCCCATAATCTGGTGCGGCATCCTGACATGCCGCCGGAAGCCTTCAAGGTCATGTGGCAGCATCTGCGCGAGGGCAAGGCCTGGATGGGATTGGTTAAAAATCGCTGTAAAAACGGTGATTTCTATTGGGTGGACGCCTATGTGACCCCGGTGACCGACAAGGGTAAGGTTATAGGCTATGAGTCGGTGCGCTCCAGCCCCAAACCCGCCGACGTCAGGCGTGCCGAGGCCCTGTATCGCCGCATCAACGAGGGCCGTGCCAAGGCGGGGCCTGCATGGGGCAGCCTGGTTGGAGGCCTGTTGCCCTCAGCAGCCGTGCTGGCGGGCATAGGTTTCTGGTTTGCCGGCTGGCCAGTGGTGGCCCTGGCATGGCTCGGTGCCTGGCCGTTGCTGGTACAGGCCCTGGCGGCGACCCGCAGTCAGCGGGTGTTTAAGGAGCTCAACGCCCTGACCTCCGAGTCCTTTTCCCATCCACTGGCGGCCGCCTCCTATACCGAGGAAAAGGGGCCCCTGGGTATGCTCAAGGTGGCTGTGCTCAGCGGCAAGGCCCACCTGGGCACTGTGCTGACCCGCATCGAGAGCGTGGCGGCCGGGGTTAGTCAGGCGTCCAACCGGGGCTTGACTTTGAGCCAGCAGGCCACGGCCAATATTCGTCAGCAACAGGTGGAAACGGATCTGGTGGCCACCGCCATGACGGAAATGACCGCCTCCATTGCCAATGTCTCCAACCACGTCAAGGACAGCGCTCAGGAGGCGGAGCAGGCGGCAACCCTGGCCGGTCAAAGCATGGAAGTGGCCGTGACTACCCGGGGCTCCATCGAGCAGCTGAACAATACAGTGTCGCAGATCAGCCAATCTGTAACCGAATTGGCCCAGCAAACCAATCAGATAGCGGCGGCGGCCGAGATGATCGAACAGATTGCCGAGCAGACCAACCTGCTGGCGCTCAATGCCGCCATCGAAGCGGCCAGGGCCGGTGAGCAGGGACGCGGCTTTGCCGTGGTGGCCGACGAGGTGCGCCACCTGGCCCAACGCACCCAGCAATCGACCCGTGATATCTATGCTGTGGTCAATCATCTGATCCACAGCGCCAAGTCCGCCGAAGAGGTGGCCAAGGTGGGTAAGGCCGAAGCCGAGGCCGGTCTGTCGCAGGTGTTTCGCAACGAGCAGATGCTGCAGGGCATTGCCGAGGCAGTAAACCGCATCGCCGCCATGTCTGAGCAGATGGCCAATGTGATCGATCAGCAGCAGAGCGTGTCGGAGGAGATTAACGAGCAGGTGGTCAATATCTCGGCCAAGGCCCTCGACAGTCTGGAACAGTCGGAATTGGCCTCCAGTCAAATCCAGCAGTTGGAACGGGCCGCCAATGACCTGCATGAACTGGTGAGCCGCTTCAGGCGCTGA
- a CDS encoding ParD-like family protein, which translates to MGIVKISDELHEELRKASGVMARSINAQAEFWIKMGMLAELNPGKTYGELIQDLYRQEAVTVPGSHSVDA; encoded by the coding sequence ATGGGTATAGTCAAAATTTCCGATGAACTGCACGAAGAGCTGCGCAAGGCCAGTGGCGTGATGGCGCGTTCCATCAATGCCCAGGCCGAATTCTGGATAAAGATGGGCATGCTGGCGGAGCTGAATCCCGGTAAAACTTACGGCGAATTGATCCAGGATCTCTATCGACAGGAAGCCGTGACAGTGCCGGGGAGCCACAGCGTCGATGCCTAG
- the map gene encoding type I methionyl aminopeptidase has product MPRNARQQVPLKTREEAAAMRHSGALLARVFAMLDDFVRPGVSTMAINDRVEDFIVNELQARPASKGQYGYAYVLNSSVNEVVCHGVPDARQVLGASDIVNLDITLEKNGFISDSSKMYLMPDANPAAKALVQTCYQALWRGIDQVRPGARLGDIGHAIDSFARAKGYAVVEDYCGHGIGREMHEEPQVLHFGRPGTGLQLRPGMCFTIEPMLNQGSARTRLLKDGWTVVTRDKKLSAQWEHTLLVTETGCEVLTLRAEEDPRLLLGSQATHKS; this is encoded by the coding sequence ATGCCTAGAAATGCCAGGCAACAGGTGCCGTTGAAAACCCGCGAGGAAGCCGCAGCCATGCGCCACTCAGGCGCCCTGCTCGCCCGGGTATTCGCCATGTTGGACGACTTTGTGCGCCCCGGGGTGTCCACCATGGCCATCAACGACAGGGTCGAAGATTTCATCGTCAATGAATTACAGGCGCGCCCCGCCAGCAAGGGCCAGTATGGCTATGCCTATGTGCTGAACAGCTCGGTCAATGAGGTGGTCTGCCATGGTGTTCCCGACGCCCGTCAGGTGCTCGGCGCTTCCGACATAGTGAATCTGGACATTACCCTGGAAAAGAATGGCTTTATCAGCGACTCGAGTAAGATGTACCTGATGCCGGATGCAAACCCGGCGGCGAAAGCTCTGGTGCAGACCTGCTATCAGGCACTGTGGCGCGGCATAGACCAGGTGCGTCCCGGTGCCAGGCTCGGGGATATAGGCCACGCCATAGACAGCTTTGCCCGCGCCAAAGGCTATGCGGTAGTGGAAGACTATTGTGGTCACGGCATAGGCCGGGAAATGCACGAGGAGCCACAGGTGCTGCACTTTGGCCGTCCCGGAACAGGACTGCAGTTGCGCCCCGGTATGTGCTTTACCATAGAACCCATGCTGAATCAGGGCAGCGCCAGAACGAGGTTACTCAAGGATGGCTGGACAGTGGTTACCCGCGATAAAAAGCTGTCTGCCCAGTGGGAACACACGCTGTTGGTGACGGAGACAGGCTGCGAAGTCCTGACCCTTCGCGCGGAAGAAGATCCCCGCCTGCTGCTGGGATCGCAGGCAACACACAAGAGCTAG